The genome window GACTCAACATATTCCTCCACATTTACTTCCAATTTGCATTCTCATAGTACCTAAAACAGCAATAGGAAATCAGAAATCTCAATCAAAAACAAGGAGATAACAAAAGAGTACTGAGACACAAATATGCACCCTGCATTTCCAACCTTGATTGGAAATCGAACCTTTCTATTCTTTTTATGCTGATCAAGAAGGTAACTAGTGATGCTTCTTTCTATGCTGGGCAGCTGCAGGTTGCAACATCAGCTTTCTGAATCAAAAAAATGTTAGAAGGATGTATGGCTGATATGGCCCTGCAATCTTCAGTTACAGAGCAGCTCTCCTCTGCAGCGGCAATTTTCATTGCAGACTCCAGGCCTTTGCCACGCCTGCCTCGCTCCTCCCACGCTCGCCCGCTTGGCCCAGCACGTAATTTGTAAACTGAACGGTGACAAAATCCTAAtggctttttttcttctttaaaaAATGACTTATCaagaaagaaaaactcaaaCTAAGAATGATTTATAGGAGACTCTTGTGCATTTGtcttaagaaaaataaaacaggGCTATGTAGATAAGGGCACGTGGCGATTTTCACTTTCTCCATTAAAAAGTCAGATCAAGAATGATTTTTACATGTGTGATGCTTGAGGCCAGCCCACCTCCAGGTTCGAGCCTCCAGGAAAGGGGTTGACAGAGCCTCCTCCACTGCCTTCTCTGCCTCAGCAGTGATGGACGCAGATCTAATAGGTAGgaaactctctcttcctcctcctctacctcctctttctttttttttcttcatcctccacctcctccctccAGCTCTAATCTTCAATTGAGTTCTAGTCGGTAGGGGCTGTAGCCCCAGCCTCCTTAGATCCATCcctatgcctcacaagccataATCTGCATAGTTAGTGTACAAACTATGACTGATTAATGGTTGTTGGGCTGTTCTACGGTACTCCTCTTACCTCCTTCGAGTTGAAGGTAAGACGAGTATTAAATCTCAACCATCCATTGATCAAGGGCAGGTTTGGCCACAGGAGTATCTACCTATTATGGTAAATTACCAGCTATTTATATAAGAGAACGTTTTAAAGGAATTTAATTCTCTTTCTAATATTAATACATGAGCAATTAGTTACACCAACCATGCATTTACATGTTGAGTGACGAATTTATTCTCTTGATCTAAGTTAGATATATATAAGTGGGGGTGTGATTCTGTTTTTGAAAATCTACAACATAGTATTTAAAAACACATTAAGCATGTTATATGTATTGTCAGAAATAATATGTACATTTATATCTAACTTGCCTTAACACTAAAAATTCCTATGTGATAATCACACATTGTAATTTGTAATTTGCACAACATGTTGAAGGAAAATGGAGTCTCAAGAAAAGATAGTAACATAGCTCCCCTTTGTGCATGCATGAGAAATTAGAACCAAATTTGGCATATACAGCTAACAATAATTACCATCATTATAACTTTCTATATTTATCTTGTGCTTTAATGGTAATATTATTTTCTTCCTTAATTATACGAAGTGAAAAGTCAATATTATCCCTATATAGTCATTGGTGACCTCTTACATACTAAGAGGTAATAGTGAATACTAGCCACTAGATTAAGAAAGATTAATGGCTCCTATTAATTTGGGTGTACTGTAAAATTTCCCATGGTTGTATCGTGAGTAAATGATGAACATGGCACTGTGGACATGACGATGTTTTCAGATAGAAAGGGAAATTGACATTCTTGTCTGTTAGTATCTGAGGGCGGATATATGTTGAAAATAGGAAGACTGTAACTAATAACAGTTGCAGATTGATTAGACTGCACTCGCAAGTTTTGCAATTCATGCAGGCGGGTGAGGATTTGTGCATACGATGATTTATTCAAAAACAGGAAGGTTTGAACAGAAGTTTGACGTAGTTGCTGTAAGAATGTAAAATTTGAAGTGCAATGCTTGTGTATTGGTTTCAAAATGAAAAACTAAAAAGTTTCAGGAGTGCAAAGAAAATTCCTGCGTTATATTTTATAACATCCTATCGTTTAATTTTTATCAAACACTCCCGGAAAAAATGTTGGAAACTacaaaggaggaaaaaaaaaagaatttgcaaaaggaaaaaatgcaCGCAAGTAGAAAGCCCAGCCGGCCCGCGTGGGCTTGACAGCCTGGTGCGCGGCGCGAGGATGTCCTCCGCCCGCGCGCCGCGTAACAGGCTTCCTTTTGCATACCCGAATGCGAGTTGTCACCCCAGCGACCCGGTTCTTCCCTTACCTGAGTTCGAACCGAACCCGTCTCCTCTCTTCCCCGGCCCTCGCTCGGAggccgaaaccctagccgccgcgCCGTCCGACGGCATGCTCGCCGGCGTGAAGCTCATCCCTCGCGACCAGATCCTGTCGTCCCAGAAGCGTGGAGGAGGCGGGGGCTCCGATTCCGACGGCTCCGACGGCAAGAGACCGGCGAAACAGGATAAGAAAGGGCGGGGGGAGGAGAAGAGCAGGcggagggggcggcggcgtcggaggaGCAGAAGGTGCAGCTCGGGAGAGGAGTCGGGATCGGAAACCGATGATTCTATcggtgaggaagaagaggaggaggtcagTCGCAGCAAGCGCCGGGGTaggcatcggcggcggcggcggcgcaacttctctgacgacgacgaggaggaatcCAGCGACCAATCTGATAGGGGGAGAGGTAATTGTAATAGTTAGTTTGGTCAGGATGTGTTCCTCTGCTGAATTTGTAAAGAGCTTGATGTCTGAGGTATTGCTATTTGTTACAGCCAGTGGCAAGGGGAAGCGGAGAggcgatgatgaggatgacgacgaggaggaggagatcggGGGTGAGGGGTTAAGGGCAAGTGAGGTGGTCAGGAGGGAGATGGGCCTCGAGTGGATGCTCAAGCCAGCAAGCAGTAGTAGGGATGAGGACAACCGTGCTCATAAAGCTGATGATGAGAAGAAAGCCGAGGCTGCAAATGAAGAGGTAACGGTGCTGCCCCTTCTCACATGTTGTATGCCATGAGTGCTTGTGTTGACATGTCGTAGTAACCCGCGGTTCACTTGACTACTGATAGGTGAAGAGAGCGAATCCAAAGGAATTGAACCCATACTTGAAGGACGATGGTAGCGGGTACCCAGAAGAGTCTACCCCTTCAAATGCGGGCAGTCGGTTGCTTGCATCCTCTGTCGTGGGTGATGGAGGTGCTAGCTGGAGGCTTAAAGCTTTGAAGCGTGCAAAGGAGCAAGCAGCTCGTGAAGGAAGAAAGCTTGAGGAGGTAAGCACATAGCCACATGTAATTATTGGAACGAACCGAATTTAGGTACTTTATTTCTTACTAACTTCTATGACTGTTCAACTGCTATAGGTTGTTGAAGAGAGATGGGGCTCGTTAGGCCACTTAGCTGTATCAGTTTCAGCATCGAGAGCTGCCCCTTCACGTGCTCACTTGCATGCCATTAGAGGCAGAAAAGCTGGGGTAGCTGACAACTTAGAGGAACATGCCAAAGGAAATCCAGAGGGTCACCAAGGTGGTGACAGTGGTGGCCGTGAATATTTACGGGATGTTTCGTCTCAGCGTCATGTCATGAGAAAACCCAAACCCGATTCTGTGCCATGGAAAAAGAGAAGACAGAATATATCTTCTGAGGATCAGGCACTTATCTCTTCAGCAGTAGCAGGCATAAATAAGTTTTCTGATGATGGAAGCTTTATGCAAAAGATTAACAATCTTGAAAGTAAGGATGCAAATGTTTCAACTGCTAGTGCTAGTGCTGATGAGCAGAGGGACAATGAGCAGAAGCCCATTAAGCAGAGTTCAAACAAAGCACCATTAGTGAGCACTCAAAAGCTAAATGCAAACCAATTAGCTGCAAAGATTCTGCAGCTCCGAATGAAAGGCAAGCATGAAGAAGCTGAACAACTTTCGGTATGTTTTCCAAGTAGTCTTCTTGTGGCAAATTGACAGAATCCTTTTCTGAATGAGTGAATCGGtagtaaaattattttgtttgcAATGCGACAATAATGGGAATTAAAGATGGCCAACTGGGCCGGGCCTAACGGGCCAGCCCGCGGCACGGGAAAATTGgcccggcccaggcacggcatgGCACGAAAGTAAATGGGTCGTGCTGGCACGGCACGGTTaggcgggccgtgcctgggctggaGCCGCGGcatgccgggccggcacggcacggcccatttaagtttttctattttttaaggttttatataatttatttatcccTAATACATAAAGAGATCCTTAACAGGGTGGTAGAGTCATTGCTTCCCATgtatgaggtcttgagttcgatccCTGCATTCGGCGGTTTTTTGATGTTTTTCGGGTTTCTCACGTGTTAACGGGCCGCCAGGTCAGAAAAATACTAATGGGCCTATCGTgccacgggccggcacggcacggccctaTCTTAAATGGGCTGTGCCTGGGCTGCAACCACGGcacgtgggccggcacggcacggcccgtttagctaacgggcTGCAACGGGCCGTGCCCAAAACGGGCCGTGTCTGACTgggcccgtgccgtgccgggccgggccgggccgcccatttggacatctttaatGGGAATACACTGAGTCTCAGATATTCATCTGATATAACAGTAGAGATGTGCCATTTCTTGCCTTTTCAATATCAGCTTAGTCCTAACTCCTAAGATAACTATGGTAGGAATGACTCTGTCGATCCATTCTAGAATCATATTTTTCTAACATAATGTCATCATAAATTTGGACCAAGTATATATTAACTCAGAATTTAGGAAGCAGGGATAAATGTTTTGTTATCTATGGAAATAGGGAGAAGTTAAAATAATATTTCTATTTCCTTGAATCTACTGTAGTCAGTGGCAATATCTGAACTGCTCTTCATTCTTTGTCAGAGAGAAATGGAAGCTTTGGTGGAGAATCAGGATACTGCCCTTGAAGAGCCTAGGCATGACAAAGAAAGGAGCTCAATCAGGTTAGGGATTGTCCATGCACCTATATTTCTGTTGGGAAATATTCTTGTACTAAATGATTGATATCCAGTGTATTATGGAAAAGAATTTCCTATGTCATTTGTTATATTAGCACTTGTAGTTCTATAGTTTACAAGGCCTGCTGAACACTGATTTTCTTTTCACCTGTAGGCATACAATAAGGCCTAGTGCAGCTGATCTCAGGAAAAGAGAAGAGGATGCTGACCGGCATTTGGCTAATAAAATTATGCACAATAAACAGTACAGCATGTCTAAAAGTATAGAGGatgaatatgattttggcgATGCTCCCAGTAAAAAAGACAAAAGGAAGAATAAAGAGGCACATGAGGAGAAGAGCGCTCGTAGGCCtatgttgactcagaaggagcGTTGTTTGTATTGCTTTGAGAACCCATCCAGGCCAAAGCATCTGGTTGTTGCTATAGGGAACTTCACTTACCTGATGCTGCCACAGTTCGAGCCTGTTGTCCCTGGTCATTGTGCTATCCTTCCGTTACAGGTGAGACAATTTTGCTTGCCCCGTTGCATTTGCTGGAAGTAAGCTTGCATAAGAACTGACCAGCTGCAACTTCTTTGTGCTTTTGAATAGGCTATTTTATGGAACTTTCTGTCTTTCATTAGAGCTCTTGTGAACAGACAATCAGCTTCTTGaatattgatgattttgttAATGGTTGCAGCATGAGTCTGCAACAAGAACAGTTGATCAGAATGTTTGGGGGGAGATTCGCAACTTCAAGAAGTGCCTGCTGAAGATGTTTGCACAGCAGGACAAGGATGTGGTCTTCATGGAGACTGTTGTAAGCTTGGTCAGACAGCGAAGACATTGCATGATTGAATGCATCCCTGTCCCTTGTGAAGTTTCTAACAATGCACCCATGTACTTTAAGAAGGTCAGTTGTCTATTGCTACTTGCATAACTGAAACTGTTCTCATGTGCTTGGGGGTGTAATGAGATTAATTATGTTTACTCCAGGCGATTGATGAAGCTGAAGAAGAATGGAGCCAGCATGAAATGAAGAAGCTTATCACAACAAGTGCAAGCCGCAACTTGCGGCTAGTCATCCCGGAGAACTTTGCCTACTTCCATGTGGAGTTCGGGCTGGACCATGGATTTGTTCATGTAATAGATGATGAGAGCAAATTCAATGCTGGATTTGGATTAAATGTCATCAGAGGGATGCTCCGCTTGCCAGAGGAGGACATGCACCGTCGGCGAAGGCATGAGTCCTTAGATAAGCAGAAGCAAGCTGTTGCTAGCTTCATGAAGGACTGGGAGCCCTTTGATTGGACGAAGCAACTTGATTAGATGTAAATACAATTTTCGAGAGCACTTGAAAGAAAATCTTGCACGAAATTAGTGCTAAAAGATTTTTAGAGAAGTTTGTACTGATGTCATGTATTTTGTGTTTTAACAATTCTGTTTCCTTATTTGCAGTATTTTACTTGCATAAGATATGGCTGTAACTTGCTGTTTCTTTGAATTGTTGGAGTCTTGTGATTTCAATGTTCGTGCAGTCCATAATTTTGAAACTGACAAAGTGCAGTAATGCACCCCAGAATATCATCTTAGCCAAcctagtaaaaaataaaataaaaatgtttttttatctAGAGCAAGGAAATGTGGTACCGTGATTCGTGACTCTTGCCACTGTCATCCAAATTTAAAAATTCGGTGCGAAACTGCTGTTGTTCTGAAAGTTTGGATAACTTAACAGACTAACAATTCTAGAGTTGGCGTTGCAAACTCAGGTTAGACTGAATTTTCGTTCTTTTCAGCACTTTAACAGTTTTATTTCACGATTTTCGTCATAAAGGAATTCCTAAGGTCAATCCTTCTAAGACggattctctttccttttttctctcaaaaggaagctgttggagatgagagaaaataaagtgaataaaaataagaaagagaattgagaaaataaagagaataaaaatgagaaagagaatcgagaagggaacgaaatgaagagaatatagttagagataatCTTAGTACTGAATAACTCAGAGAAGGTTTTCGTTTTTCTTTGTCCTCGTAATATATTGCACTCCTAAGGTTTCTGATGGCTTATGccttagatcatctctaatcatattccctttatttcgtttccttctcgattttttttctcgtttttattatctttattttctctcatctccaacagcttccgtTCGAACGGAATCACGAAGGGAAAGTAGAGAGAATTCTGTTCTGAAGAGAATAACACTGAGAATTTCTTCGTGAcgagaaccgtgaaggaaaaccgttggagcgctgaagagaacgaaaattccttcacgacaggattttCGCCTCGGACGACAAACCTTTGGGCATAGTCTTATGCCTTTTGATTTGGTCGTGCACTGATTCTACCGACCAAACTTGGAATTATCTTTTGCTAATTCCAGCTCTCATTCACGTCGAACCTGCTCGAAACCGAACCTTTCTCTTCATTTTAATTTGAGCAGGAAGGAAACTAGCGATGTTTCTTTGTACGTTGAGCAGCTGCAGGTTGCAGCATCTGGTTGAAATCAAGTGGAAGAAGAATATATGGATTATTTGGCTTGATTATTTCATCTCCCGTAGCAGTCTGGCAGAGCAGCGCTCCTCTGCAGCGGCAATGCTCACCGCAGACCTTCCAGATTAGCACGGGTCTTCGTTTCTTCGTCGTATTGTAAGTGCACTTTTCAGGCGCCTGATATCTTATTGTGACTTGTTTTGGCCGTGCACTGATTCGGGACCCTGTTCTGAACCGAACCTTGGTCCCCTTGCATGTTGTGCAGGAAGGTAACCACTAACCAGTGACGTTGTTTTCTAGTATGTTGAGCAGCTGCAGCATGAGCTCGAAATCAGGCAGATGAAGTGAATATCGCTGAGGTGGCCCCTTTCCCGATTATTATCTCGTAATAGCGGAAGCTGCATCCCTCCAATATTCAGTCTGGCAGAGCAGCTTCCGTCTGCAGCTGCagtgctcatttgttgcagtcAGTCCGCACAATCAACGGGCACGCCCGGTTTTCAGGCTTCTGAAGAAGCTGAAGGCCCCTGCAGCCGTGCTGTTTATCTCAAAAGAAGTTCATCCGAAACAACACGCATACCTAGTTACCTAgagaaaattgattttttttttttgccaactaTCAAGAGTGGGCTTGGCCAAAATGCCACTCTCAACATGTAACACTCTAAAATGTCATTCTCAACACAGAACTTCGATGATTTACCACTCTTTAACGATTTTACCCTTGGCCCCAACTGTCGGTCCTCCTCTCTCCACTcttatcttcttttttgggTCCCACTGCCTTTCCTCCTCACATGCTTGCTGCTGATAGATGAGATCTCCACCCGCAGGTAGAGATTCACTGGGGGTGGTGAGATGGAAGGGCAACAGATCCTTGTTCCCCATGAACAAGCTTGTATTGAACCGCGCCGTCGCAACGGCTGCTGTGCCGGAACCGGTACGGTTGGCGAGGAGCACAGGGATGGGGCTTGAGTGGTGGTTGTAGGAGATATCAAAGGTGGAGAGGTGGACGAGGAGGTCGAGCTTGTCACGGATGGGGCCGGACAATTGGTTGTCGTGAAGATCTACGATGTTGAGGTATGCACAGGTGGAGAGCTCCGTCGAATGAAGGTTGGTGCTGTTAGAGAGCTCCGGTGGGATGGTGCCATCGAGGGAGAAGCGTGAGAGTGCGAACTTATACATGCACCCGTTGTAGGCTGCCTCACTCTAGGAGGGAAGGGGTTAGGAGATGGTGTCCCGATGGCGGAGGAGCTAGGGGTTGGCGGGAGGATGAGTCTGTGGCCCAGCGGCAGAAAAGGGGAATAGAATGactaaaaaaaagatattgGGGAGGAAGATTACTTTGACATATGAGACCAATGGTATGATTGTCTAAAGTTGAGTCCGTGGCTCGGCGGTTGAAAAAAGAATAGAAtgactaaaaaaaaaagataggagGAAGATGACTGTGACATATGGAACCAATGATATGATTGTCTAAAGttacaaattgtcaatatagCAATGAAGAGAGTTATATTTTAGAATGATGTATGTTGAGAGTGGCATTTTGGGAAGCCCACTCTTGAGAGTGGCAAGAAATCAATTTACTCAGTTACCTACCCTGCTCAAGAGAACATGGACACCTGTCCCGCTACCTTCGTTGGGGACGCCTGACAGCTCGCAGACCTGACGACGCCAAGCTCGCGGGATCGCTGCCATTTCCATGAGTCGTGGGGAATGAAGCCTGGTCCGAAACCGCGGTGCCGCACCCGTGCGTCTTCGGACCGGGCATCATTCCCCTCAACAACCATGAAGCGATCGACGCAACGCTGAAACGAAATCCGAACTGCGCCGTGCGGTGTAAACGCCCGCAGCTATATATCCGGCagcagagaagagaaaggaagaggagacgTCGAGAGCCGGACGCGGCAGCCGAGATCTTGGGTGCCAAGAGGCGGCCCCGATCAGATGCTATTCGCGTCACTTTCTTTTCTGAGACGACAGGGCGATCTGGTACGGGGCCGCGGCAAGCGACCGGTTGGTTGGGGGCACGGTTATGCCGCAGGTAGCAGAGGCGAGTGGTTCCTTCGTTGTCGTGGTGGTGGCGTATCGATCGAGCCGGGGCGGATCCGGCGATGTGAAGCGCGAAGCGATTCGGCTGCAAAGCGCGGTGACTTTTGCTCCCCACTTGCGACGGGAAAGGGAGGTTGAGCTGAGCGGAACCTTGTCGCGCCCATCGTCAAATGGTCGGGATTCCAAGCTTAAGGATGAAGCTACAGACGCCATGGCCACGACGCAGGTGTGTTCGTTGGTGCTTTCGATCGTTCGAGTCCTAGTATGCATCAGCTGGTTCCGGCGCTTGAAGTCCCTTTTCCTTTAGACTAAGCTAGTGTACGTTTTCAattccaaaaggaaaaaaataataatattaaggTAGTGCTTGGACTTTGGACAATATTCAGATTTCTTTTCGAGACACAAGATTAAGTTACGGGTGAAGTGAGACTTTTTTAAGTACAAATCGGCTGCACACATTACGCACGTCATACTCACACCCACACCTATCCATATATGTACGTTCTAACACATGTTTAAATAAGATTAGAGATATAATCTCACGTAGTACGGATATGTGGTTTAACTGCTAAACACACTCAATGTGAATGTATTATTCATCTCAggatttaataaaaaatataaacatctATACCGAGTTTAGTATTCGAATCCAGATACATAAGTTCTACCATAAGGATCTAACCAACTGACCTGCTTAGTTCACATTGGAGAAGTGAGATGAGGGCACGGTCAAACAAAGAGATTATTAGCGAGTGAAAGCGGAGGCATAGTCCAAAAGACTCAAGCTCCCGTGCGCGGTTCTCACCAACGGCAGGTTTTACCAATCTTACTGGGATCTCATAGGGCGAAAGGTCACTCGGGCAATTTTGTACTTTCTTAATGGTGGTGCTCTACCAGAGGAGATCAATAGTACAGTCATTGTCTTGATTCCTAAGGTGAGAAGTCCGCAAGAATTGAAGCATTTTCGCCCCATATCCTTGTGTAATGTAATCTACAAGCTTTGTTCTAAAGTGATGGCAAGTTCGTTTGAGGGTTTTTCTAGATGAAATCATTGCCGAGGAGCAAAATGCATTCGTACCACGCAGACTTATCACTGATAATGTGTTAACGGCATATGAGTGTACTCATTATCtgagaaggaagaaaggaaagaCGGGAGCTTGTGCAGTGAAGTTAGATACGTCTAAGGCATACGATAGAGTGGAATGGTGTTATCATCCTTCTGAAAATCGGTTTTGCAGCTCCGTTTGTTTCCTTGATCATGAGTTGTTACTTCGGTTTCTTTCTCTGTACGTGTTAATGGTCAGCTCTCGGACATCTTCAGACCAGCAACGGGAATACGCCAGGGAGATCCTATATCTCCCTATCTCTTCTTGCTTTGTGCTGAAGTCGGTTGGCCCAATGCATCTATCCAGAGGTGTACGTGTTAGTTATACATTCTCCATGGATATCACACATTCTCTTTGCAGATGATTGTATCGTTTTCTCAGAAGCGTCGCATAGAGGGGCAGACCGGCTACAATACATTCTGGAAACATATAGTAGAGGGTCGGGACAATTGGTTAACCGAGACAAATCTGCTGTGTTCTTCAGTAAAAATAGCACAGATGTGATGAAACAAGAGGTCTTCGCCGGACTGAACATTCATACAGAGGCTCTCATTGAAAAGCACCTGGGTTTACCAACTGCACTTGGCAAATCGACAAAAGAAGCCTTTGCTTATATGCCAAGCCAACTGAAGGGATTGATTGGAGGATGAAGTGAAAAGGACCTTAGCTGTGCTGGCAGGGAGGTGCTTCTAAAATCTGTTGCTCAAGCGGCTCCGACATATCCCATGAGTTGTTTCAAGATTCCGGCTGAAACTTGCAAGAAGATAACATCCATTTCTAATTATTGGTAGGGCAGTTCAGCTGATAATCGTCATATGCATTGGCAAAGATGGGACCATCTAACTAGGCCGAAGAGACAAGGAAGTATGGGTTTTCGAGATCTACGTCTGTTCAATATAGCAATGCTCAGAAAACTAGGTTGGAGGCTGATGATAAATGCTACCTCACTTTGTGCTCGAGTTCTAAAAGGAAGGTACTACCCAATCTCAGATTTCCTATCTGCTACTAGAAAGAAACATGCCTGTCATACTTGGAGAGCAATTTTGGCTAGACGTGAGGTACTGCAAAAAGGCCTGATGAAGAGGACAGGCAATGGAAACACAACGTCTGGGCTGATAGGTGGATCCGGGATCATTTCAGTGGACACCCTTTACTTCACCTGATGATCAACCGGTCCATCTCGTTGCCGACTTGGTGGAACGAGGACTTGATTAAGCAGATTTTTTTGGATAGATGCTGAAGGGATTctatgaatcccacatggtaaTGTGGTAGATGTTGGGATATGCGTCGAATATGTGTATATGATCGGTTACAGATACACTTGAGTAATTGGACGGGACTAAAAATAGAATTGTAGTCGGACTCCTATTTAGGATCTATAAATATTGGGTAACATCGTGTAACCACAACGACATAAAACAGACTAGTTGGGGATGAGCGTCTATAGTCATGCCCTAAAGATCTAGGTAAGATGGCCGAAccttgataaaaaaatatcgtGCCTTGGTGTGTTAATCTTGTGTTTGGCTTATCGATCTTGGTGTGCTTTTGCTAAAACTCCAATAAGTGGTATTAAAGTTATGGTTGGATTGGATCTAGAGACAGTGGGTGAAAGATCATATGAAAGCTCGAGGATTATGCTTCCACAAGGTGTCATGCAACACACATGCGATGTGGGGCGGACATGGCGCAAGATGAAGCATGACGACGGCTGGTGCGCACAAGCGGTGCGCGTACCGCCGGTGCGGGTCGACATGAGTGTCGGCGGGGGCTAGGGTTGCTAGCGGATGGCGTCGCTGTGGGCGACACGGATGTCATCGAGGAGTCATGGACGCACGGGCGAGGTGTGCTTAGGGGTAGTTCGGCCTCGCATGATTCGTTAAGGCCTTTTGGTGGTGTGACTATGGTGGTTACGTGCCCATTTGACAGCGCGAACAGTGACACGGAGGATGTAGGCAAGATAATCGAACCTtgttaaaaaatattgtgtctTGATATATcgatcttgtgcttggcttgaCAATCTTGGTTGTGCTTCTGCTAAAACCCTAACAACAGAAGATTTTTGGGCTTGGCCCTTGGAAAGACTGGAGACATTCAGTTAAGACAGCGTATCGCTTGTTAGCTGTTGAACGacaacatcaagaagaggaaCAGTTGCCGGGTTCCTCATCGGGTGGAGACTGGAAGCACATCTGGAAACTCCATGTTCCACCAAAAGTGAAAGTATTCTGGTGGCGAGTTCTTAATGAATTCTTACCAGCTCGACAGATTCTAAATCGGAGACACATTGAACTGATTGCAAACTATGAGGTgtgtggagctgaggaagaatCAATCAGGCATGTACTTGTTGAATGTTCGGCGGCCAGATTATTTTGGAATTGCACTCGGGAGCTCACTGGTGTCAAACTCCCAAATCTGCACCTGCACACTTGGGCATGAAATCTTGTATTTTCTGTAGTATGTCCGAAAAGGGAAGCGGCGGTAATAATCTGTGGCATGTGGACTCTATGGATGGCTAGAAACAAGAGAAGGCACG of Phragmites australis chromosome 3, lpPhrAust1.1, whole genome shotgun sequence contains these proteins:
- the LOC133913271 gene encoding uncharacterized protein LOC133913271 gives rise to the protein MSSARAPRNRLPFAYPNASCHPSDPVLPLPEFEPNPSPLFPGPRSEAETLAAAPSDGMLAGVKLIPRDQILSSQKRGGGGGSDSDGSDGKRPAKQDKKGRGEEKSRRRGRRRRRSRRCSSGEESGSETDDSIGEEEEEEVSRSKRRGRHRRRRRRNFSDDDEEESSDQSDRGRASGKGKRRGDDEDDDEEEEIGGEGLRASEVVRREMGLEWMLKPASSSRDEDNRAHKADDEKKAEAANEEVKRANPKELNPYLKDDGSGYPEESTPSNAGSRLLASSVVGDGGASWRLKALKRAKEQAAREGRKLEEVVEERWGSLGHLAVSVSASRAAPSRAHLHAIRGRKAGVADNLEEHAKGNPEGHQGGDSGGREYLRDVSSQRHVMRKPKPDSVPWKKRRQNISSEDQALISSAVAGINKFSDDGSFMQKINNLESKDANVSTASASADEQRDNEQKPIKQSSNKAPLVSTQKLNANQLAAKILQLRMKGKHEEAEQLSREMEALVENQDTALEEPRHDKERSSIRHTIRPSAADLRKREEDADRHLANKIMHNKQYSMSKSIEDEYDFGDAPSKKDKRKNKEAHEEKSARRPMLTQKERCLYCFENPSRPKHLVVAIGNFTYLMLPQFEPVVPGHCAILPLQHESATRTVDQNVWGEIRNFKKCLLKMFAQQDKDVVFMETVVSLVRQRRHCMIECIPVPCEVSNNAPMYFKKAIDEAEEEWSQHEMKKLITTSASRNLRLVIPENFAYFHVEFGLDHGFVHVIDDESKFNAGFGLNVIRGMLRLPEEDMHRRRRHESLDKQKQAVASFMKDWEPFDWTKQLD